ATGGTGCaaagcgcacacacgacccaacaaatataaACTCCGGCTCCTCGGGAGGTcagaacactacctccttcctatggCAGTCAATACTCGCATAACTGgcagctaaccaatccatacccagaataagatcaaagtcatgcatatcaaatataatcaaacTAGCAGGTATTCTTCTTCCCTGAATCTCTACTAGACAATCTCGAATTACTTTGTTACACACTATTCCTGCCCCTGTCGATGTGACCACCTCTAACTCAACATCTAGCGATTGTGGCTCTACCCCACACCACTTAATGAATTCCCAAGAAATGAAGGAAtgtgttgcacctgaatcaaataatacagtgACACTATTTAACAAAATGGAAGTAgaacctgtcaccacatcaccaaCGTTCTCGGCATCTCTAGGAGTTAAAGAATATACCCTCACATGAGTCATACCCCTCTGGTAGTTTCCACGTGGTGCCTAGCTACCAACCTGATACTGCTGCTATGGAGGTGGAAAATTCAACTGCATGTGACACTCTCGCATCTTATGTTCAGGCTGATCACACCGGTAGCAATCACCAAGTATGTCCCTGCATTTTCCCGAATCCAACTTGCCACACCTAGGGCAAACAGGGTGTGATGTGGTACCCTGAAATTCCCTAGCCCTCATATTATGATGTTGGCCTCTTCCGCGTCCATAATTCCTCCAAGAACCCTAACTCGCACCTGAATACGAACTGGaaggtgctggcctcttcttcggaatCTAAACCTCTATATCCTCCTACAGGCTCTCCTCTGCCACGGTGGCCTTAACCACCAGCGTAACAAAGTCCTGAATCTGCAGTATCGTCGTCTACTTCCgaatctccttcttcagacccctctcaaacttccaagTTTTTCTCGCCTTATCTGGTACCATAAACGGAGCAAAGCAAGACAGCTCTATGAATCTGACAGCATATTGTTGTATCGTTAGCTGCCCCTGAGTCGGGAtcataaactcctccatcttcGCATTCCTGACCGTGGCTAGAAAATaccgctcaaagaacacctctctgaaatGGCCCCATGTCATCGCCACCGACATTAATCTCTGTGTCTCGAGCAGCTTCAccgattcccaccatctctcggcttctccaaTCAACTTGAACGTCGCATagagcaccttctgctcatctatGCAACATAGAATagccaagatcttctcgatctcccaaATCCAATTCTCTACTCGGATCAGGCCTGTACTCCCTATGAAGGCAGAAGGCTTCATTCGGGTAAACTGATCAATAGAACCTCCCAGCTCAGCCGTGGGATGGTCCTACCTCCTAGAATTCCGCGTAACCTCCGCCATAAACTGTTGGGCGAAGTCTCGAAACGCTACTATAGAGTCACTACCACCAGCATGGGCAGCTCCCTCGCTTCTACTGGCTCCAACGTTGGTAAtattatccttggactccatcctgaagagacaattgaaaatttttttagaaTCTTAGTACCTTACATATCTGCTACAACTATAATACCATAAGATTAACTTTAATAACTCATTGTCCCTAATGACAACATACTCTACCATTTTAATACTCtaattctaactcaagttccgcccCTCCACTCGGAAAACAAAACTGTCAAAGGATTGCCCTGATTTTCTGAACCCGTCGACtaatccagaaaaacacagaagttcatcaatggatttctgtctccagGCTTACGAAGCAAAACTCAACAATCCTATTTTACACGTTCCTATCTTCCTATACTCTGTTATGAGCCCCTAACCttgtctaaccaagtctacaagacctaacaacctagttagctctgataccaactgtaacgtcCTAGCCCGTCACGTGGCCTAAAGTGctagaaaacataacataaaacaaaatactctctgataccatttacaaGTGGGTCCGACCCCGAAGAGTTCACGGTTGCCCTATCCATAAACAACATACAACAAAGTAGCGTTAAAgtttcaatctccaaaatatcataccagagttctaagtcatTACTATTACATAAATATTTCCAATATTTTTATTACAACCTCAAAAAAAATAACCTGACCATAGTActgtacttacacaagtacttacaAAAAGGACTCCCAAAACAGTACGCTCCAAAACCCACTAAAATGCCAGGTCTAGTTTCCTGCAGGAcctgaaacaagatttgtatattagagtgagacacttctcggtaaggtggatcatattacatcaatgtgtgtGACTACATAActttattccaaaagaaaaaaaatagtaagTTTAACTGAAATTAATTACACGGTTAAAACATTCTCAATCCTacaatataggagatatatatataattcctgcaaCAGATAGTGTGGCttattacaagcgagagttctcAAGGTTGGGATAGGATAGAGGCCCACACACTGTAAAATCCCTCAGCTCAATACGCAAAGCTGTAACTccgcccattttatttttaaatcttgtATATGCATAACGAACTCCTCCTTGCTTTGGAACACCACATAAacatcatttacttcccccatggtatgggttgtgcGGTTCGTAGACCCGATCTAGCTCTGGTGGCCCACCAGTCTAATCACTTCAATGTTACAAGTCTACTTTGGTCAATTCAATGTTACAAGTCTACTTTGGTCAACCCCACCCTGGATCAAACACCAGAGCCAGTCGCCAATCAACTTTTCAGATACCCACCCTTACCAATaaggtgtggttgcactgtatcacccactagcaatggtaccgtgctcccaTAGTAACCAGTTCCTCAGGTGGTTAATACAttgtatatacaatttataacgaaAGCACAATAACCTGTTTTCATTCCATAAAGCATTtaaacaattccaatatttttcacaaactcattcattcatcggCATTACCAGGCATTCACAGCCCTCGGTCTTAAATCGATATCTCATTTTCCACAATTCCTAAAAATAATTTGGAACTCCAATTCCCATATCTCATACAGATATTTCACCAGTTCAGTTCATTCACATTTAGcatctcatgtcacactcatttgattaaatatgctataatataataaatggttCGGAAAATAtcctttaatttaaaaacaagggttcaagcatctccaaccTTTAATATAACAAGaatatataaatttaaagaaaaatagagatcataccccaaaaccctaattttcccgaaaccataaaatacagtttaaccgattcaaatttcaaaaataactgatgtaagacaaatccccttacctaacttacaaGAAAACCCACTAGAAACCCCAAACTCCACACCCTACGGCGTTTGCagttcaaaatcctgaaaccacatttttcccaaataaatcaacacaaactctAGATCAACAACCATTAATCATTTCCTAGGTCTTCCTATAGTTCACAATAATCATAAAGCCTTAAAATAACCTAcctaccctgattttggagtaatgCCCAAAAAGCTCAGATCAAATATCTGttccgctaaacttgtagagaattccccTAGGCCCTCGTAGTAACTTTCAATCGTCAAATATGTCAATGAGCGACGAGAAATCGTAGAGAAAGAGAGTGTGGGCgctggttagagagagagagagagaaattatgtttcttaatgaagaagcaaacaaaatttctatttatagaccccttaacccggtcaaattcgtcgatgaatggtgccttcgtcgacgaactactgaagaccttcgtcgatgaatgaaaggcttcgtcgatgaattctacGCCTGACATTTTCGGTTAtctggatctcttcatcgacgatgcTCTGAAATTTGGCGACGAACCActgaagggccttcgtcgacgaaccactgaagggccttcgtcgacaaacacagggaactcgtcgacgaagcctgctgaaatgccctttttattttccctttccttcttttctcatttatttttgtatttttcgGATTCAAGTCTCTACACCCTAGGTTAAGCAAGGCATATTGTGGACCCAAATGATCACTAAATAGCAAGGCATATTGTGGACTACTTAACAATTCATGAAATTTCATATGCACACTTTTTTAAGATCTTATgttctaattttaaaatttaagggTCAACAAGAATCATTAATGAAAAATGTTCTTTTAAAATACTAAGTTTATTAAATACTCAAAATAAGTATTGAATTAGAAAAGTGGTTAGTATCATAAGTATAGTTTGGTTCTCTAAAGTTATGAGTACCAAGTATTTATATTTTAGTGGTTTTTGAAGGCTTACTTTTGATATAAATAGTGTGAATATATATTATTAGCATGTGaataatattatagtattttaacATACAATTAACATATTATAATAACATAacaatatataattataaaattatgttaatatttttaattaatgttttgtaataaatatttataaataacatTTTAACTTTTTTATAATCAAAACATTAAGTAATATTTAAgttaaatgatatttttaatattgtctAATTAACAGAATAATTgacatttttaatttaattattgcTTTTAATCAACATTTTAAATGGTTTctacttttaaaaattaataaaatttttaattatcactttttatagacattttttaaatcaattaattatcatattaattaaaatttttaactaaaatttctAATTAACATTTTTAGTAGCTTATAGCAAAAAATTAGTTAATATTAGTGTTAACATTTTTAATCGGACTTTTTAAATATTGTCTAATTAacaaatttactaaatttttaattaaaattttgaatattatctattaacaaattaattaatttttaattaataattttttgaattaaaatttaagatttttataattagaaaattatttaatatttatgttaatttaacattttcaattaaataaacaatatatagtcacaataatattattgttaatttatgtgTATGTTATAAAAGTTACTAGTTTAAGTAACaataatattattgttaatttatgtttctagtattatcaaattttacaatatttttttataattcattctaaattaattaatcttCATGCCCATAAGCATAAATTTTTACAAATCTACAAGTGCCTATAAACGGTAGCTACGAGTAAGTAGCTAAAAGTAACCTCAATTACTTCTCAAAATCAGTTATTTTCACTCTGAAAAAGCAAtgttgaaaaaacaaaaaaaaacactttcaaatatttttttggacAAAAGACACTTACCTAAGATTTAACAAAAAGACCAAGACCTtccttgaagtttcaaaaatattataaatctCTATACAAATCTCTCCttaaaaaacttatcttttttaCAAAATTAAAGACATTTATacctttttgacaaatctcatgGAAAATCTTTGTAATTCTTGAAACCTCAAGAGAGAAGATTAtcatctttttatcaaatcttagaAAATGTCAATATTTTCTATCCTACATTTTTATACTACTGTCTATTTCACTCTATACAATAAATACTTTTTAAAGTGATTGAAGATTCAAATGTCACCTTAAGGATTTAATTATTGAACTTCAAAAttttttccaaagaaaatattCATGTAATAAGAGTAACCAAAATCTAAAATCTAACCAGACTTGGCTGCCTATTGCAAATATGTAGGGCCTATTGCTTCCATGTCAGTGAACTAATATTGCCACAATGGATCCAGGCATCCAGCTATGAGCTTTTTCACTCTTAACATTTTGAGATCTTAATGACTTGTTTGGTAAGATGAAATGAATAGACGGgagtgaaataaaatgaaaaattatatagtaaatatataataatacaaataataatttcatttcatttttatacCAAATATTAAGGTGGAGAAGCAATGGAAAGAATGAAAAAGGAATTGCAAAGTTTTCCATCGTCCATGTGAAAGTAAATCTTTAAGGTTAGAACTTGACCATACAAGTGAAGCTAACGAAGAAAACAGTTTTCCTTCCCAAGCTTCAAAGTCAGTTGCTAGCAGGCATGCAGCCTGCATAAGTCGCTATTTTTGTAGACCACCGTCACCTATATCAGAAGATCATGAAAGccaaaattcacttccaaataaTCAATGCAAACATTTACATCATGTTCAGTTTGTGGTTGGAACAAGAGtaagaaaaaaatgaaatgaaaatttgaatgaaaagCATGACAAAATCAAGTGATGAATTCGATTTCATTCCATTCTTACAAATCAAACGTGTAGTTAGCATTAATCTAATGCCTTTTGACCAAAAATATCCAACTTACATATCAACCAAATATATAATTACCTCGCATGCTTACACATCAGCAGTGTATCCATGTAGCAGCATCTTGCTTAGTTTTTATCGCAGGCAACTTGGACAGGACCCAAGCAGGTGAATCACTCAGCCATAGTGCTTCCCCAGTGTCTTTGTGTTTAAAATCAGGGGATTTTTCCTTGGCCTATACATGATTGGGAAGGCATAAAATAAGGAGGAAAACTAGAAAGACAAATATTGTAAATGAAAATGGCAAGAAAGTCACCTTACTAGATCGATTATCCCACCATTTATCTGGGTTTTCTACCAAGTTCTTCCACAACTCGTTCACTAATACATCAATACATATAGGGTACAGAATGATCATGGAACTTAAATGCCATCCATGGACATAAAcaaattcatatttcaaaattgagAAACATAAAGGCCACCCATGAAAATAATGTGTTCTATTCATTGTGTAGgcatgcagaaaaaaaaaaaaaagcaattttCCCAAATCTGTGAGAAACAAAAACCAGGAAGGTTGCAATATCAGTTTACATTCATCTATCTTAATTTCAAATTCCAACCATTAAACACAACATGACTGCCTTGTGTAGTTTTTTGGGAGCACATGCAAATTTTTCTTCTCAAATGTGTCCCATCTTGAGGGTTAGCTATGGCACATCACCAAGGTTGCTCACCAAGTATCGTGGATTCAAGTTGCAGAAACAGATTCCATACTTAAGGGACGAGGCTATGCACATCTAACCACCCACTGCTATGGTGGGGATTCTCCTGCAGTGTGCTGCCCTTCTAGCATCATATTTTGAACCAGCTATTTTTGGAAGTGGCAACCACTCCCAAACATTTCTTTTTGGGTCAAGAGATGGAAAAATGAAACAAAGATGCCAGCGAAAGATTTCCAAGGTTTATAAATTGCCAGCAAAAACAGCATAAGAGAAGCCAACTGTaagaatcagagagagagagagagagagagagagcacttctaaaaaaaaatttcacttaaGATGCGGATTATTTACATTAAGATTGATGCTAAATGTAAAACTAAAAATATGAACAGTGACAGTAAGAGGTCATATTTATGATCCAGTATAACAACATAGACGGCCAATACATTCTTATTATTTGCCTCcacatacatgatacaatcaaATGATTTTGTGACTGAAATTCTCTTAAATCAAATTATCAAGCCAATAATTCCAGCTGAATAGCTGAATATATAACGATGCACATGGCCCACATTTAtccaaaataaatcaataaattgcattattttattttaattttggaacttaaaataaattgcaaaattATTCAATAATTTGCATTATCTGATAATATTTGAAAACATTGAATTCTGCTTTCTTTCAAAATAAGATGTTTATACAtgtatttatataattttcaaaatattaagcataaatatgtatgttttacaataacaacaaaaccaaaccttaagtcccactaggtgggatcaaTTTATGAATCCTTTTcggccaatttatgcgatcatgcaCCATTTTTTTTTACGGATTCAGGGATAGTAAATCCTTATTTAccatctcctctcaagttattttaagtctatccctaccccttctactgccccccacagtaactaattcactcttcTTTACTGGTACACTAGgcggcctacgttgcaagtgtccataccatctgagttgtccctcccttatcttatcttctataggagctacacctaatttaccgtgaatatgttcattctttaatttatcttttaatgtcaTACCACTCAtgcatctaagcattctcatctcggcaactttcactttttggatattatgtttcttcgccgcccaacattttgatccatatagcatagttggtcttatagttgtcttataaaattgccctttcaattttaaaggtattctacgatcacagagcacgcttgaagcacttctccattttacccaacccactttaactctatgcattacattatcttcaatttctccttcagcttgcataatagatccaaggtatcgaaatctacaagtgctatttatttcttcatcatcatgtttaactttgtctccaatattcctcctatcgctactaaaattacatttcatatattttttcttatttctacttatcctaaagcctatagattccaaagcttctcttcatcatcaagtttaactttgtctccaatattcctcctatcattactaaaattacatttcatatattatgtcttatttctacttatcctaaaatctctaaattctaaaacttctctccataaatctaactcaacctctactccgtccctagtttcatcaattaatacaatatcatctgcaaacaacatagaCCAAGGAACCTCCTTTTAAATATTCTTAGTcaaattggtccatcactaaagcaaaaaagttaaggactcaaagcatatccttgatgtacacctacgatgattggaaattctctagtttctccatctataatccttacaccagtcattactccatcgtatatatccttaatgacatcagtgtacctactacatacacacttttttttctaaaacccaccgtAGAACTTCcgtaggtatcctatcatatgctttttcaaggtcaataaatatcatatgcaagtccctcttctttttcctaaacttttccattaatcttcctaaaagatatataacttctgtggtagatctcccaggcataaaaccaaattaattttctgagaccttcgtttctaaccttaatctttgttcaactactcttttcCATAATTTCGTCAaatgacttataagtttaattccacgatagttattacaattttcaatatctcctttatatttatatataggtattaaagtgtttttcctccattcatctggcattttcttaatttttataattgtatgaaataaattagttaaccatataatttcattatcacctaagcattttcaaacttcaattaggatgttatctAATCCCATAACTtccccatttttcatcttttttagtgcaaacttaaattcgttaactctaattttgcgaataaatcacatattttaatcttttcctcatttgacaattctaagtttaagccttctatttgattttcattaaacaacttactaaagtaacttcgccatctttctttaatgtgttcgtccttaaccaaggcaatatcatcctcactttttatacagtttacatttcctaagtccttactcttcctttctctagctttagaaAGTTAAATATACCTctttccccttgattcacctataAATATGTATGTTTTATCGGTACTTAAAAACATTACCATTACAATTTATTCAATCATCTTAATTATAATCATGCCACATTATTTAAATTACAATGACAATGTTATGGAATAATTATAAAGCATGAAcacctatactcaatattttggaaaatagaTGAGATTGAGTAGGTAAACAAGATCAATTCCCATCTTTAACTCAAATAACGATGAGAATATTAGTTTGAACCACCAAAGAAACTATAGCCTTCTGAACTTAGGAATGCCATtttttagatgcttttagtgatgattttgaaatttggataaaaaaaaaaaaagatatattagatagattcaaaaaatttaaacataACAAGAAGAATTAACCAAGAAACCCCTCCTACAACTCTTACCTTTGTAATTCACCGAGCACTTAAAATTAGCTAGCTCTCTTTGACCCTTATTCGTCGTACTTTTACCACCATCAAGATGAACTTTGTTTCCTAAGCATCAAAGAGTCCGTAAACCCATCTTATCCATCAATTGTtgagcttctaaatccttcctaGAAATCTCCTCAATAGGGGCAAGCAAAACTTCATTGTTACGCTATTGCTTATTATCCATACCACCATTCTCAAAAATAGGAATCACTTCCAAACCTTCCATAAGAGATGGAGGCACATGATAAATCCCCAAGTAAATTAGAAGTGTCAGAACTATATCCATATTGTCCTCAAATTTCATCCAAAAACAACCCCTCCATCACAATCAAACTCACAATAACTTCACTGTCATTATCTTAGATATTGCCCCATTTCTTCTTCTCCTAACCTTTGGTATCACTCTGGGCATTTGGGTATTCCACAAAACAAAACTTTCCTTCTGTGTCTCTCCTTAAAAACTTTTGCATTATTGTACCACAATACCCTCTCTTCTCCTCAACTCTTTCCCTAATTTCCAACCCACCCAAACTGCATTCCAAGCATAAACCTTTTGGCCCTCAAACTTGTTACTTCTCATATGAAAATATTTCCCCCCGGAACCATCATTTTTCCTTTGAGGTTTGTTAACACTAGCTTCTAGGTCCTTCATGATAACCCACCCCCCTTCCCTCATAACAGTTCGTACTTGAAACTCACTTGTATTTCTCTCCTCCGCACAAATTTGTTCCAACTCAAGTCTAGCTTTCATGGACTTCCATCCTTCAAACTTCACTGGACTGAAATCCCTTCCCAGTGAAGAGGAGGTAACCACCTGCACTTTCTCCTTCTGTGAACCAGAAAATAGGAGATCGGCTTGCTTCAGAGAAGGATAAGAGTCCATAGGCTGCCAATCTAAAAAATTTCCCAAGATGTAGACTTGATTGCTATCAGGTCCAACTTGCTGAGCCTGAGATAAATGGACCTGTTGTAAATTAGATTATTGGACCAAAGTTGAGGCTGACTTTTACGTGCTGGATCTGATATAAGACAGCACAAAAGCTGGCCCATATTTAGTGAAATATTAATAATACTGAGCCTAACCCATTCCAAACTCGCACCATTCTCCCTGGATCTGCAGGCCCCATCCCCATTCTTCACACAGTGCAGCCCATTCCACTCCATCCGATCATCCTTCAATGAAACACTAGTAGCTGCA
This region of Malania oleifera isolate guangnan ecotype guangnan chromosome 10, ASM2987363v1, whole genome shotgun sequence genomic DNA includes:
- the LOC131166736 gene encoding uncharacterized protein LOC131166736, which encodes MKPSAFIGSTGLIRVENWIWEIEKILAILCCIDEQKVLYATFKLIGEAERWWESVKLLETQRLMSVAMTWGHFREVFFERYFLATVRNAKMEEFMIPTQGQLTIQQYAVRFIELSCFAPFMVPDKARKTWKFERGLKKEIRK